One genomic region from Spirulina subsalsa PCC 9445 encodes:
- the lipB gene encoding lipoyl(octanoyl) transferase LipB, whose translation MIDRPSVPDPKPRRCVVKQYGCVPYAIALAEQRSLLTQRLQDPRLEDLLLLLEHPPVYTLGTGSDLAFVKFDPQQDPYELHRTERGGEVTYHCPGQLVGYPILNLRYYQTDLHWYLRQLEAVILHVLADYGLKGDRIPGLTGVWVEGYKVAAIGIKVKRWITMHGFALNVCPDLQGFERITPCGISDRPVGRLSQFIPTLTVEAVRPKIISAFAHVFGVDIVEN comes from the coding sequence ATGATAGATCGACCCTCTGTTCCCGATCCTAAGCCGCGACGCTGTGTAGTGAAACAGTATGGCTGCGTTCCCTATGCGATCGCCCTAGCCGAACAACGCTCCCTCCTCACCCAACGCCTCCAAGATCCCCGCCTAGAGGATCTGTTATTGTTGTTAGAACATCCCCCCGTTTACACCCTAGGCACCGGCTCCGATCTGGCTTTTGTGAAATTTGACCCCCAACAAGACCCCTACGAACTGCACCGCACGGAACGGGGGGGCGAAGTCACCTATCATTGTCCGGGTCAATTAGTGGGCTATCCTATCTTGAACTTACGTTACTATCAGACGGATTTACACTGGTATTTACGGCAACTCGAAGCCGTGATTCTGCACGTTTTGGCGGACTATGGTCTGAAAGGCGATCGCATTCCGGGCTTAACGGGGGTGTGGGTCGAAGGCTACAAAGTCGCCGCCATTGGGATTAAAGTCAAACGTTGGATCACCATGCACGGTTTCGCCCTCAATGTCTGTCCCGATCTCCAAGGCTTTGAGCGGATTACTCCCTGTGGGATTAGCGATCGCCCCGTCGGCCGTCTCAGCCAATTTATTCCCACCCTCACCGTCGAAGCAGTCCGACCCAAAATTATTAGCGCTTTTGCCCATGTGTTTGGTGTGGACATAGTAGAAAATTAA
- the hpf gene encoding ribosome hibernation-promoting factor, HPF/YfiA family, translating into MKLLIQGNNIAVTEAIHNYVKEKLEKAVRHFQNITTKVDVHLSVARNPRISNSHKAEVTVYANGTVIRAQESSEDLYASIDLVADKIARQLRKYKEKHLFKKVHAQVKTGEVIEEKPVDENLIGDRQPELPPEVVRMKYFAMPPMSVEDALDQLQIIDHDFYVFRNSDSDEINVIYIRNHGGYGLIVPRNGNGNGNSSNGSTHVILEEEEDSFAEFPPAQV; encoded by the coding sequence ATGAAGCTATTAATCCAGGGCAATAATATTGCAGTCACTGAAGCCATCCACAACTATGTTAAGGAAAAGCTGGAAAAAGCAGTTCGGCATTTCCAAAATATCACCACAAAAGTTGATGTTCATTTGTCGGTGGCTCGCAATCCCCGGATCAGTAATAGTCATAAAGCAGAAGTGACCGTTTACGCTAATGGAACGGTCATCAGGGCGCAAGAAAGCAGTGAAGATTTGTATGCCAGCATTGACTTAGTGGCGGATAAAATTGCCCGTCAACTGCGGAAATACAAAGAGAAACATCTGTTTAAGAAAGTTCATGCTCAGGTCAAAACAGGTGAGGTGATTGAGGAAAAACCTGTTGATGAAAATTTAATCGGCGATCGCCAACCTGAACTTCCTCCTGAAGTAGTACGCATGAAGTACTTTGCCATGCCCCCCATGTCTGTAGAGGACGCGCTGGATCAATTACAGATTATTGATCACGACTTCTACGTTTTCCGCAATAGTGACAGCGATGAAATCAACGTGATTTATATTCGCAATCATGGCGGATATGGTCTGATTGTGCCGCGTAATGGCAACGGAAACGGGAACAGCAGCAATGGTAGCACTCATGTCATTCTCGAAGAAGAAGAGGATTCGTTTGCGGAATTCCCTCCTGCCCAAGTGTAG
- the trmFO gene encoding FADH(2)-oxidizing methylenetetrahydrofolate--tRNA-(uracil(54)-C(5))-methyltransferase TrmFO, whose protein sequence is MTVHVIGGGLAGTEAAWQIAEAGVSVVLHEMRPVCSSPAHHSEALAELVCSNSFGAMASDRAAGLLHTELRQLNSIIIQKADQHAVPAGGALAVDRGVFSDDLTHTLSQHPRITLQREEVSAIPPEGVVVLTTGPLTSPALAEDLQRFTGLDYMSFFDAASPIVVGDSINHDLAFLASRYDKGEAAYLNCPMSREQYLHFWQELCGAEQAPVKDFERETAKFFEGCLPIEELAQRGEDTMRYGPLKPVGLFDARLGDFKAPENQGKRPYAVVQLRQEDKAGQLWNMVGFQTNLRWGEQKRVFRLIPGLEQAEFVRMGVMHRNTFINSPELLKPTLQFKQRSSLLAAGQLVGTEGYTAAAAGGWLAGTNGARLVLGLDPVILPPTTMMGALLEFITSASPKHFQPMPPNFGILPPLGHKIRGKRERYGVYRDRALADLEQWKQGLQKDGVALV, encoded by the coding sequence ATGACTGTTCATGTAATCGGAGGTGGATTGGCGGGTACAGAGGCCGCTTGGCAAATTGCCGAGGCGGGGGTTTCGGTGGTTCTCCATGAGATGCGTCCGGTGTGTAGTAGTCCAGCCCATCACTCTGAGGCTTTGGCCGAGTTGGTCTGTAGTAATTCCTTTGGGGCAATGGCAAGCGATCGCGCTGCCGGACTACTCCATACTGAACTCCGTCAGTTAAACTCGATTATTATTCAAAAAGCGGATCAACACGCTGTTCCGGCTGGGGGGGCTTTAGCCGTCGATCGGGGGGTATTCAGTGACGACCTCACCCACACCCTCAGCCAGCACCCCCGCATCACCCTACAACGGGAGGAAGTGTCCGCTATCCCCCCGGAGGGAGTCGTTGTCCTGACCACTGGCCCCCTGACCAGTCCCGCCCTAGCAGAAGACCTACAACGCTTTACGGGCTTGGACTATATGAGCTTTTTCGACGCGGCCAGCCCCATTGTGGTGGGGGACTCGATTAATCATGACCTTGCCTTCCTGGCCTCCCGCTACGATAAGGGGGAGGCAGCCTATCTCAACTGTCCCATGAGTCGTGAGCAGTATTTGCATTTCTGGCAAGAACTTTGTGGCGCAGAACAAGCCCCGGTGAAGGATTTTGAGCGAGAGACGGCGAAATTTTTTGAGGGCTGTTTACCCATTGAAGAGTTAGCCCAACGGGGAGAAGATACCATGCGCTATGGCCCCCTGAAACCTGTGGGCTTGTTTGATGCCCGTTTGGGGGACTTTAAGGCTCCCGAAAACCAAGGGAAACGCCCCTACGCGGTGGTGCAGTTGCGCCAAGAAGATAAGGCCGGCCAACTGTGGAATATGGTAGGCTTTCAAACGAATTTGCGCTGGGGGGAACAAAAACGGGTGTTTCGCCTGATTCCGGGCTTGGAACAGGCGGAGTTTGTGCGGATGGGAGTCATGCACCGCAATACGTTTATTAATTCCCCGGAACTCCTAAAACCGACTTTACAGTTTAAGCAACGATCCTCTCTCTTGGCGGCTGGGCAGTTAGTGGGGACGGAAGGCTACACGGCGGCGGCGGCTGGGGGGTGGCTGGCGGGAACGAATGGGGCGCGTTTGGTTCTGGGTTTAGATCCAGTGATTCTCCCCCCGACCACTATGATGGGGGCGTTGTTGGAGTTTATCACGTCGGCCTCCCCGAAACATTTCCAACCTATGCCCCCGAATTTTGGGATTTTGCCTCCTTTAGGGCATAAAATACGCGGTAAACGAGAAAGATATGGCGTTTACCGCGATCGCGCCTTGGCAGACTTAGAACAGTGGAAACAAGGCCTTCAGAAGGATGGGGTTGCCCTCGTCTAG
- a CDS encoding murein hydrolase activator EnvC family protein, with translation MNHHKPAHFTIFLYQWLLCLILFVAVWLGCSSMAWANSPANNLLQHWQEKIHEQQTELTEEQTHLTEIEQSAQRYLDNLQRNIQIMDLQLNYYQTELDENNRQLQELSSQLNQERQVYAPQLEATVARLRFLQRQSLSSQGWRFLLHSEDLNDFFDRRARLKLVYEADREKLAKLQQKSDKIKAQKDSVQQQSEKIAQLTQQIATQKSDIEAQFAIQQQLLNQLGGDLAALKAVQEKLAEDSEGISRLIQKRARGSNPIILGGTGRFAVPHQGPVTSGFGWRQHPVLGGRRLHGGIDFGGEVGSPIYASDSGTVIFAGWYGGYGRTVVIDHGDSLTTLYGHASKLYVSEGQPVKQGEAIAEVGSTGLSTGPHLHFEIRRNSQPIDPLTLVQVPTEQLGQLP, from the coding sequence ATGAATCATCACAAGCCAGCCCATTTTACCATTTTTTTGTATCAATGGCTACTCTGCCTGATCCTATTCGTTGCGGTCTGGTTGGGCTGTAGCTCGATGGCCTGGGCGAACTCTCCAGCGAATAATTTATTACAACACTGGCAGGAGAAAATCCACGAACAACAGACTGAACTCACAGAAGAACAAACCCATCTCACAGAAATTGAGCAATCCGCCCAGCGTTATTTGGATAATTTACAGCGTAATATCCAGATTATGGACTTACAGTTGAATTATTACCAAACGGAGCTAGATGAGAATAATCGCCAATTACAAGAATTATCGAGCCAATTAAACCAAGAGCGACAAGTCTATGCTCCCCAATTAGAGGCAACGGTGGCAAGGCTGCGTTTTTTGCAACGTCAATCCCTGAGTAGTCAAGGTTGGCGTTTTTTGCTCCATAGTGAGGATTTAAATGATTTTTTTGACCGTCGCGCCCGGTTAAAGTTGGTCTATGAAGCGGATCGGGAAAAGCTGGCCAAATTACAACAAAAATCCGACAAAATTAAGGCACAAAAGGACAGCGTACAACAGCAAAGTGAAAAAATTGCCCAATTAACCCAACAAATCGCAACGCAAAAATCCGATATTGAAGCCCAATTTGCTATTCAACAACAATTATTGAACCAGTTGGGGGGGGATTTAGCCGCCCTGAAAGCGGTTCAGGAAAAACTGGCGGAGGATTCGGAGGGGATTAGCCGTTTAATCCAAAAACGGGCTAGGGGCAGCAATCCAATTATTTTAGGGGGAACGGGTCGCTTTGCGGTACCCCATCAGGGGCCTGTGACCAGTGGGTTTGGCTGGCGACAACATCCGGTGTTAGGGGGGAGACGCTTACACGGGGGGATTGATTTTGGGGGAGAGGTGGGCAGTCCAATTTATGCGTCGGATAGTGGGACGGTGATTTTTGCGGGCTGGTATGGGGGCTATGGGCGAACGGTGGTGATTGATCATGGGGATAGTTTAACGACGCTGTACGGACACGCTAGCAAGCTGTATGTGAGCGAAGGACAGCCTGTTAAACAGGGAGAGGCGATCGCAGAAGTGGGATCCACCGGCCTCTCTACTGGCCCCCATCTACATTTCGAGATTCGCCGCAACAGCCAACCCATTGACCCATTAACATTGGTGCAAGTCCCTACGGAACAATTGGGTCAACTCCCTTGA
- a CDS encoding S8 family serine peptidase has protein sequence MSKRLVWLLGSLASVGLVVPVQALQESTGDRGIVAQRLHQAPYNLIGRKIGLGQVEVGRPGKFGLDKTSSAALRSVVVTGVFLQDSPAKANSNLDTHASMVAMVMVSQDKALTGVAPGARLYSSAIGSLRHGGQPEECLSAQHVALQNGGDVRAINFSFGEPLRRDPRPDPILDGNALLTRCVDWSSRVHNTLYVVAGNQGSGGIPIPTDNFNGINVASSTPREDGFTKLDFSNLSDAPEGIGRSLILREINVGPRRSIGLVAPGSQITVYNLQGQAVPVMGTSFAAPHVVGTVALLQEFGDRQLAAKVPQWTTDARRSEVMKAVLLNSADKLKDPGDGRYLGMSRTLHTKENETWLQGDAAQDPKIPLHIQIGTGHLNAYRAYQQFSPGQWSASAPVPPIGWDYGTVAVNSVQDYVLEKPLKGGTYAAFTLAWHRLVELNDQSNTGLFTVGDSFHDRGLNDLNLYLLPLDAQTTEESICSSVSEVDSVEHIFCRIPETGRYKIRVKYHTQANEPTQAYALAWWTATGE, from the coding sequence ATGAGCAAAAGATTAGTCTGGTTATTGGGTAGTTTGGCCAGTGTGGGCTTGGTCGTTCCTGTGCAAGCTTTGCAGGAGTCTACAGGCGATCGCGGCATTGTAGCCCAACGACTCCATCAAGCCCCCTACAACCTGATTGGGCGCAAAATTGGCTTAGGTCAAGTGGAAGTCGGACGACCGGGGAAATTTGGCTTAGATAAGACCTCCTCGGCCGCTTTACGTTCCGTTGTCGTGACGGGAGTTTTTTTACAAGATAGTCCCGCTAAAGCCAATAGTAATTTAGATACCCATGCCTCTATGGTTGCAATGGTCATGGTGAGTCAAGATAAAGCCCTAACAGGTGTGGCCCCCGGAGCGCGTTTATACTCTTCTGCCATTGGTTCCCTGCGACATGGAGGACAACCGGAAGAATGTCTGTCTGCCCAGCACGTCGCCCTCCAAAATGGGGGAGATGTGCGGGCGATTAACTTTAGTTTTGGCGAACCTTTGCGCCGAGATCCCCGACCTGACCCGATTTTAGACGGAAATGCTCTCCTCACGCGCTGTGTGGATTGGTCTTCTCGGGTTCATAATACCCTCTATGTAGTCGCCGGGAATCAAGGGAGTGGGGGGATTCCCATTCCGACGGATAATTTTAATGGAATTAATGTCGCCTCCTCCACACCCCGGGAGGATGGTTTTACAAAACTCGATTTTTCTAATTTAAGTGATGCACCCGAAGGCATTGGGCGGAGTTTAATCCTCCGGGAAATTAATGTCGGGCCCCGTCGTTCCATTGGTTTAGTGGCACCCGGGAGCCAAATTACAGTTTATAACCTACAGGGACAAGCGGTTCCGGTGATGGGAACCAGCTTCGCCGCGCCCCATGTGGTGGGGACTGTAGCGTTATTACAGGAATTCGGCGATCGCCAACTCGCCGCCAAAGTCCCTCAATGGACCACCGATGCCCGACGGAGTGAAGTCATGAAGGCGGTTCTTCTCAACTCAGCCGATAAACTCAAAGATCCCGGAGATGGTCGCTATTTAGGCATGAGTCGCACCCTCCACACCAAAGAAAATGAAACTTGGCTTCAAGGGGATGCCGCCCAAGATCCCAAAATTCCCCTTCATATTCAAATCGGCACCGGCCATTTAAACGCCTATCGTGCCTATCAACAGTTTAGTCCCGGTCAGTGGTCAGCCTCTGCCCCAGTTCCCCCCATCGGTTGGGATTATGGCACTGTGGCCGTTAATAGTGTGCAGGATTATGTCTTAGAAAAGCCCTTAAAAGGGGGAACCTATGCCGCGTTTACCCTCGCTTGGCATCGTTTAGTGGAGTTAAATGATCAGAGCAATACAGGTTTATTTACCGTGGGAGATAGTTTCCATGATCGGGGATTAAATGACTTAAATCTCTATCTCCTCCCCTTGGATGCCCAGACAACGGAAGAAAGTATCTGTTCTTCTGTCAGTGAGGTGGATAGTGTAGAACATATTTTTTGTCGAATTCCCGAAACGGGACGCTACAAAATCCGCGTTAAGTACCACACCCAAGCTAACGAACCCACTCAAGCTTATGCTCTAGCTTGGTGGACGGCAACAGGGGAATAG
- a CDS encoding family 10 glycosylhydrolase, producing MTKSKQKKGGCGCCSIPISVLILGLGLGIWGWTKLHDLGVPQAVLSYAVQQIPLEDFLPDFIPLASPTDPPIVNASPSPQATAPSTILSPIPAVTTSPTSPRQQEQNLRGIYISRYQITNNASEQMIRERVRYYRSKGINTIIHGVWGNACTMYPSEVMAKTFNSRSCPNQFQDQWLDWLIDEAHKQGMEVHAYFEKGIKIDEDSPLFDLAVQRRWIVAGVDRTHPGVDHYVLDVSVPEVAQYMTDILVEFVQKYPQIDAVQWDDYLGYHAELPGQVDRTEKLTNFVQNMIEAMREANPNVSFDLAHHNPYWAKQYFAADWENWDIDRAFIQVYAEENFQDEMKYVEASNGIAITERQFNQLENLVKNPRVESILLFPLSGKPEEMAATYYDLVQGF from the coding sequence ATGACAAAATCAAAGCAAAAAAAAGGGGGTTGTGGTTGTTGTAGCATACCCATCTCTGTTCTCATTCTCGGTCTAGGTTTAGGGATTTGGGGCTGGACAAAACTCCATGATTTGGGAGTCCCCCAAGCGGTGTTAAGCTATGCCGTTCAACAGATCCCCTTGGAGGATTTTCTCCCTGATTTTATTCCTTTAGCCTCCCCCACAGATCCCCCTATTGTTAACGCATCCCCGAGTCCTCAAGCCACCGCGCCTTCGACGATTCTTTCTCCGATTCCGGCAGTTACAACCTCTCCCACCTCTCCTCGACAACAGGAGCAAAATTTACGGGGAATTTATATCAGTCGTTACCAAATTACCAATAATGCGAGTGAACAAATGATCCGGGAACGAGTGCGTTATTACCGTTCTAAAGGGATTAATACCATCATTCATGGAGTTTGGGGAAATGCTTGCACCATGTACCCCAGTGAAGTGATGGCGAAAACATTTAATTCCCGCAGTTGTCCCAATCAATTCCAAGATCAATGGCTAGATTGGTTAATTGATGAAGCTCATAAACAGGGGATGGAAGTTCATGCTTATTTTGAGAAAGGAATTAAAATTGACGAGGATAGTCCTCTGTTTGATTTAGCGGTTCAGCGCCGATGGATTGTCGCCGGGGTAGATAGAACCCATCCGGGGGTAGATCATTATGTGTTAGATGTGAGTGTGCCGGAAGTGGCTCAATATATGACGGATATTTTAGTAGAATTTGTGCAGAAATATCCCCAAATTGATGCGGTGCAGTGGGATGATTATTTAGGCTATCATGCCGAATTACCCGGACAAGTAGACCGCACAGAAAAGCTGACTAATTTTGTGCAGAATATGATTGAGGCGATGAGAGAAGCGAATCCGAATGTCAGTTTTGATCTGGCTCATCATAATCCTTATTGGGCGAAACAATATTTTGCGGCGGACTGGGAAAATTGGGATATTGACCGGGCTTTTATTCAAGTTTATGCGGAGGAAAATTTTCAAGATGAGATGAAATATGTGGAAGCCAGTAATGGAATTGCTATCACAGAACGGCAATTTAATCAACTGGAAAACTTGGTTAAAAATCCCAGAGTGGAGAGTATTTTACTGTTTCCTTTAAGTGGAAAGCCAGAGGAAATGGCGGCGACTTATTATGATTTAGTTCAAGGCTTTTAG